tatttattttatgtatgtgagtacactgtctctgtcttcagatacaccagaagagggcatcagatcccattacagatggttgtgagccaccatgtggttgctgggaattgaactcaggacctctggaagagcagacagagctggtgctcttaaccactgagccatctctccagccctccacgAAGCCTTAGATTCAATGTCCAGCATCACAAGGCATAATGGTGCCCATGTGTAATGTCAGCCTTTTGGGGACGGAAACGGGAGccggagttcaaagtcattcttggctTACACGTCCACTTCAAAGGGACCCTGTCAAACAAACACATTAGAGGTTGAGAAATGGATCTGAGGATCCAggttcttgctgccaagccccAGGACTCTCATGGCAGAGGAGAACTGacccctcaagttgtcctctgacttccacacgccCACTGTGAATGCACAGAACCCCACCATATAAACGTAAagctgtatatgtgtatatatgtacataaataaatgtatataaatgtacacTTACTTATtagattatttattaaataaataaatgggtaaATATAAAAACCAATGTTAAGTAAGATAGCCAGACGAAAGTAAGTTGTATCGGTGAAAAGGATGCATCCTTTGTGTTGTGTGTGACCAAGGTCACAGGTCAGAGTACAGGCCCTCACAGACTCCTCTCTCCAGCCTCGTGCCTCAATGGGGGTACCTGTGTGAGCAAGCctggtgccttcttctgcctctgtgccACTGGCTTCCAGGGGGTGCACTGTGAGAAGATTAACCCCAGCTGTGCAGACAAGTAAGCCTGACGAGGCCCCCCCAAAGGAGCAGAGAAACCCTCAGCTTCCCCCAGACCCCCTCTACCTATCCTTGGGCTCGGTGCTATCACGGTTCCCTGCCCTgtggctgcccctcccccactgtctcCCCACACCACACCTGTTACCTCAGGTCCTACAATGCCATCTTTGTCTTGTCCAGCCCCTGCAGGAACAAGGCCACCTGCCAAGACACACCTCGAGGGGCCCGCTGCCTCTGCATCCCTGGCTACACAGGAAGCAGGTGCCAGGTGAGGTGACATAGGCCAGATGTGTCAGTGAGAGAGGCTGGGGATCTAAAGGGTGGGCAACAGGGAAACTCGGACAAATGTCCACATGAAGGGATGTCCAGGTGCATCTCACTTGGGTGTGaggtgaaggaaggaaaaaaagctgggcttggtggtacatctctgtaatcccaacacttgggaagcacaggcagaaggatcgggagttcaaggccagcctcagctacatagcaagttgagGCCATCCTGGGGTAGATGagaccttacacacacacacacacacacacacacacacacacacacacacacctgggagtGGAGGTGTGCATGGGATGACTTTCTCATCCTGGAGGCTGTTCTGAAATGTGAAGCCAGAGGTCACCAGCTCAGGCCATTGGTGAGCAAGTCATCCTAGAATCGATTTTGCGGGAGCTACCATTGGAGAGGCTCGGAGTCCCAGAAGCCCTTCTCATCTCCTGCTCTGTCCCAACTCTCAGACTCTGATAGACTTGTGTGCCCGGAAGCCCTGTCCACACACTGCCCGATGCCTCCAGAGTGGGCCCTCCTTCCAGTGCCTGTGCCTCCAGGGATGGTCAGGGGCTCTCTGTGACCTCCCACTGTCCTGCCAGAAGGCCGCAATGAGCCAAGGTACCAGACCCAGGACcagtggagggtggggaggggtttcCTCTTTTGTCAAAACTTCAAAGCATGCACACAGCTTGTGTCACAGTCAAAACAGCCAAGAGTAACTTATTCTACAGCTCAACACCCAGTTAACATGACCACTCGGGCCATGCCTCACCTGGAGCCACTCAGTGCTACCAGGCTCAAAACACCCCTGGAGTGAGCCAATGTAACTCAACTGTACCCACGTCTCACCCATGCAGTCTCTTATGGAACTCTGTGTCAGGGGGTCCTGAGCATCCTCCCAACCAACTTAGATGCATCTCTCCTGTCTGTTTGTCTTCCCAGGCATAGAGATCTCTGACCTGTGCCAGAACGGAGGCCTCTGTATTGACACGGGCTCCTCCTACTTCTGCCACTGCCCTCCTGGATTCCAAGGCAAGTTATGTCAGGATAAAGTGAACCCCTGCGAGTCCAAGCCTTGTCATCACGGGGCTACCTGTGAGCCCCAGCCCGACGGCTATGTCTGCCAGGTAAGAGGTCTAGAGGTGTAGAGATGGGGATGGGTGGGGGGCGGGATCTAGTTTATCCAGTCCTCTTCCCTTTAAGCCAGGCACCCAACCGCCCACCAGGTCAGGCCATGCCACCTCATAAGAATTTCCCAACGCCATGTTTtcacttcctcttttctctcccccaccTTGATACCAACATCAAActccttcagcctctgcctccatgtttgTCCCGCTGCTGCTGGCTCAGTCTTTACCTCACTTCCAATGGGGAAGTTGATCATCCCTCTCTGATTAATACCCTCCAGGGATGCCTACTTCATCCTGGTGAGATGTATCTTCCCACCTGTGTCTCAGACCACAGCAGCTCCTGTCCCCATTGTCCAGCTCCCTGATTCAGTGTCCCAAAATTGTTTCTTAGCCTTTGAGcctcctctccccaacccccccacccccaccccccaccccaccccccactgatTTGCCTCCAGGGGccttttcctgcctcttcctcaggGGTGACCTGAGCTAGGGgaggggtttctcctccctggtcCAGGAGATGAAATGTTGGGATTAGAGCAGAACCCTTTTAAATTCTGTGCTCAGAAAcgcaactttttttttaaattttgtgtgtatgaatgttttgactGTACGCGTACCACATGCGTGCCCGGtacccatggagatcagaagatagattcagattccctgaaactggagatgctgacagttgtgaagtagcatgtagatgctgggaattgaaccccaggcCTCTGCCAAAGCAAAAAATGCTCTCAACCACAGGTATCTCTCCCGCCTCCAGAAACACAACTTTTGATCCCCTAGCCTACTGCTGACTTAACTTTGTAGTCACTGTCTgcgactgtttttttttttttttttttttttttttaagatttagttttatttatatgaaagcactgcagctgtcttcagacacacatcagaagagagcatcggatcccattacagatggttgtgagccaccatgtggttgtggttgctgggaattgaactcaggacctctagaagagcagacagtgctcttaaccactaagccatctctccagcttgtctccacctttttcaaaaacaaaaaacagtttatTTAATTTTCCCCCTGCCccaacttttttgttttaaattatatgcgTGACTATGTACGTGTGGGTATATGTGCGTGGGTTTTGGTTTCCACAAAAGCCAGAGGCGTCAGATCCCCATGGAGCTGGATCACGGGCAGCCGTGTGCTAACTTACGTGTGTTCCAGAACTggaacctaggccctctgcaagtgcagcatctgcctttgtggtttgtttgtttgtttgcttgcttgcttgcttcatgtgttggtttttcgagacagggtttctctgtgtagtcctggctgtcctggaactcactctgtaggccaggctggcctcgaactcagagatctatgcacttctgtctcctgggggctgggattaaaggctgtgctATCACCACCCAGCTTGCtttagtgttcttaactgctgagccatccctccacctccctacccctaccctccctcttctccttcctccctccctcccttctttccttcctttctgaggcaaggtctcatgtagcccaggctggccttgaattcctttaTGTTGCTTTAGATGATCTTaaactctcctgcctctgtgtaGTCAGTGCCAGGACTGTAGGGATACAACCCCATGGCTACTTTATATGGTTCGGGGACTCGAACCCAGGaccatgtgtgtgctaggcaaacactctcccCATCACCATCTCTAACCCTTAGGAGCCTTTCCAGACATAGAGAACCAAGGTAGGGAGGGACAATCCTGTCTCAAACGTGAAGTGTGTCCTGATTGGTGAACCTCTGTAATGTGAAGAAAAGTGTGTCCTGATTAGTGAACCTCTGTACTCTCGCTCGCCTCCACTCCATGAAATTTCCTCCTCCAGTGGTTTCCAAAACACCCTCCAGGACTCTCTGGGCCACTCCCTGAATTGACTCCCAAAGCCTCCCTTCTGGCTTGCTGTCTGGCAGAACATAGTGCTTATGACTTGTCCTGGCACACAAAAACCACAGTGTGGCTCTGGACACAGCCAGTCTTGCTTTGACCCAAATGTTGCTTCACCTTCTCGGCAAACTGTTTCATTATCTGTGGACTGGAGATTAAGTGAGATAATATTTCTTCAGGGTTGCTAAGAGGATGGTTTAAGGCTATGTACACAACCAATGCCaaccttctcccttctctctcctctggttAACCATGCTTCCTAGTTACACTGTCTAACTTTTAATCTTCCCtttatctgtattttaaaatacctcCTGGCTTGCTAAGAAGATGGCTTAGCCAAGATCCTAGCTTGAAGATCTGAGATCAGATACCCAAGTCGAAAGCTCAGCACATAGCAGTAATGGCACAGATggtgagacagaagcagaaacaagcCTGGCCTGGCCTAAATGGCAAAGTTCCCAGCCAGgaagaggccttgtctcaaacaaaaggcaGAAGAGCCTGATTGCTACACAccattgcatatatgtgtgcgcacgcacacaaacacacacacatacacaaatgtatgcAGGACACAAGTGGGTAATCATTGGACCTCCACATACCatgcaaatgcatacacacacacaaatgacacaAGTGGATAATCACTGGACATCTACGATTCGATGCATGAGGGTAAGTTGTACAGGAAAGAGGTGTCCCCTGGAATGAGGGAAGGCTTAGTGGCCATACTGTTTGTGACTAAGGATTGTGCTCTGTCACTGCACAACAGCATGCCAGGTAGTGCTGAGACAGGCTGAGGAGTTCAGCTGTTGAGGCAGGAGGCTGGCCGACCACCTTGAGCTCAGCTCATCCACTGGCTCCATCTGTCTCCAGTGTGCCCCAGGCTATGAAGGACAGAACTGCTCAAAAGTGCAAGACTCTTGTCAGTCCCAGCCCTGCCACAACCGAGGAACCTGTACCCCCAGGCCTGGAGGCTTCCACTGTGCCTGCCCTCCAGGCTTTGTGGGCCTGCGCTGTGAGGGGGATGTGGACGAGTGTCTCGACCAGCCCTGCCACCCCTCAGGCACTGCAGCTTGCCACTCTTTAGCCAACGCCTTCTATTGCCAGTGTCTGCCTGGGCACACAGGTAAGGCCTGGGATCTCTGGGGCACATCTAAGACCAGGACAACCCAGATGGTCCTTTCCCAAAAGGCAGCCTCTCTTCTCACCCTCTGCCTCCACACCTCTCCCCTTAGAAGTCCCCAGCATCTTCTTGCCCACATATCATGTGCTGAACCAACTGTCAGGAGGCAGTCACTGAAGCCAGGTGTGACCTCCAATCTCACCCCCACCACAGGCCAACGGTGTGAGGTGGAGATGGACCTCTGCCAGAGCCAGCCCTGCTCCAATGGAGGGTCCTGTGAGGTCACAACAGGACCACCCCCTGGCTTCACCTGCCACTGCCCCAAGGTAACTGATGCAACacccatttctctcttctccttataCTAATGAGAGGTAAGACACCCAGGGCCATGAGTGAGGAGCGCTAGAGTCAGAATTACTGAAGATGGCCCAAATTCACCTGGTGCATGGTGCAATTCTGTAGTCCCTGCCTTTGGGCATCGAGGCAGAAGGGAGAAGAGTTTGAGGAtatccttggctacacaatgAACCTGagatggagagatgtctcagcagttaaggacactgtgcttttccagaagtcctgagttcaactccaagcaaccacatggtggctcacaatgaaTCTGAGATCAGACtcttatctcaaaaagcaagatgAAACAAAATGGACTCTCCCAAGAATAGCTTTAGACAAGATCTCTAAACTTTGCATAGGGGACAGGTGTGGGTGAGGCGCTCTGGGCAAGAATCTGGATGAGCCTTGGCTTGTGATAATGGGGTGAACCTTCCTTTCTCACCCCAAAGCTCTTGAGCCAAACCCAAGAATGACAGTAGTAAACACTTTCCCCCACTTCCACCTTCCTCCTGTTTACCCTGGGAAAGAAGAGACCATGTGGCCTGTCTCCAGAGATTGAAATGACACCGTAATCCGTCAACTGCGCTGGGCAATGATCAGTCTTCTTGGACTGCTGCATAGACACACTTCACCCAGTTCCTCCAAGGGCAATATGCCAGTGTGTGCAGTTAGCAGGGGACCTAGTGACAACATTCATTACAAGGAATTCAATGTTCTGAGGTCCCTGTTAGGATAGTCTAGAACCCTCTGTGTCACATTGTCCTAGCTTGCTTCAGGAAAGAATAATGCAAGGTCCTTttgcattctcttctctctgctgcaGGGTTTCGAAGGCCCCACCTGCAGCCACAAAGCCCCTTCCTGCGGCATCCATCACTGCCACAACGGAGGCCTCTGTCTGCCCTCCCCAAAGCCGGGCTCCCCACCCCTCTGTGCCTGCCTCAGTGGCTTTGGGGGCCCTGACTGTCTGACACCTCCAGCTCCACCTGGTTGTGGTCCTCCCTCACCCTGCCTGCACAATGGTAGCTGCACTGAGACCCCTGGGTTACACAACCCCGGCTTTCAATGCACCTGCCCTCCTGACTCTCCGGGGCCCCGGTGTCAAAGGCCAGGGGCAAGTGGGTGTGAGGGACAAGGTGGCGATGGGGCCTGCGATGCTGGCTGCAGTGGCCCAGGAGGGGACTGGGATGGAGGGGACTGTTCCCTAGGGGTCCCAGACCCCTGGAAAGGCTGTCCCCCACATTCCCGGTGCTGGCTTCTCTTCCGGGATGGACGATGTCACCCGCAGTGTGACTCTGAAGAGTGTCTGTTTGATGGCTACGACTGTGAAATCCCTCTGACCTGCACGTGAGCCTGGGAAtgaggggtgggatgggggcgAGGGTGAGGAGACATACATGACCGAGCTACAGAATGACCAGCATTGAACTCCAGAGAATTTCCATGCTAAGAAAGACTCTAGGTTCCAACCCAGGGGAACGGAGTGATAGATACTGACTCCTGAGAACTCTCAGGCCTCAGGCCTCAGCTTCTCTTTCCCAGGCCTTCTACCATAGAATCCCTCCCTGGCAAGCAACACCCCCAAGAGAAAAGGTCTTAGAccctctttctgagacagggacaGGAGGAAAGGTTGGCCCCAGTAAACGTGGGGTCAGCAGACATCAGGGTGTTCGGCCACCATCCTTAGCAATCCAAGTCCCAGAGGCAGTGGAGTGGCTGTAATTCTCTGTGAAGAAAGGTCGGATTTGGGAAGGGTGATGAGTCCATGTCTCCTTTGCCCACAGCCCAGCCTACGACCAGTACTGCCGAGACCACTTCCACAACGGGCACTGCGAGAAAGGCTGCAATAACGCTCAGTGTGGCTGGGATGGAGGTGACTGCAGGCCGGAAGGGGAAGACTCAGAGGGGGGGCCTTCCCTGGCCCTGCTGGTGGTGCTGAGACCCCCAGCCCTGGATCAGCAGCTGGTTGCCCTGGCACGAGTACTGTCCTTGACTCTGAGGGTCGGTCTCTGGGTGAAGAAGGACAGAGAAGGCAGGAACATGGTGTTCCCTTATCCTGGGACCCGAGCCAAAGAGGAGCTGAGTGGAATTAGGGATTCCTCTTCGTGGGAAAGACAAGCCCCTCACACTCAGCCCCTGGGCACGGAGACAGAGTCCCTTGGTGCGGGGTAAGTAAGACATGGACGGGTGGGGGAGAATAACAGCTCTTTGGAAGGAGCAAAGACTAGACAGAGGTCCCTGAAGCGCCTCTGCTTCCCCACAGGTTCGTGGTAGTGATGGGAGTGGATCTGTCCCGCTGTGGTCCAGACCATCCTGCATCCCGCTGTCCCTGGGACTCTGGGCTCCTGTTACGCTTCCTTGCAGCAATGGCTGCAGTAGGAGCTCTGGAGCCCCTGTTGCCCGGACCCTTGCTGGCTGCTCACCATCAAGCAGGGACCAGTAGGTGACCCCCTACCTTTGCCCTTGACCTTAGCTCATACCATGTCTGGTAGAgataaaactaaaaaccaaaacattctGTGTGGGGAACTTGGCCCAACATCTCTTCTTTGGAATGAATCTCCCCCTGGCCCATCTGTTCAGTGGTCTTTCCTGTTTCCCTGAGAACTTTGTACTAACCTCTGCCATAGCCCTACAACCAACCTTGGGTTAtcgatatgatatatgatatgatatgaaaTGAAACTATCATAACATCTCCTATGAGCTCTCCTCTAAGCATATTAGCCATTAACACATTTAACTACAGGAGACGGGAGGAAACTAAGGCAGGCTACTCCACTGTCCCAAGCTACTCCACTGGCCAAATCTTACCAAGAATGGGCCCCCTTTGTGACTGTCTCTCTCCTACCAGGGCCCCCTGGCAACCAGCTTCCTTGGCCTATTCTATGTTCACCAGTGGTTGGGGTGCTTCTCCTGGCCCTTGGGGCTCTTCTCGTCCTCCAGCTCATTCGGCGCCGGCGGCGGGAACATGGGGCCCTGTGGCTGCCCCCTGGTTTCATCCGAAGGCCTCAGACACAGCGGGCGCCCCACCGGCGGAGACCCCCACTGGGCGAGGACAACATTGGTCTCAagtgagactctttttttttttttttttttttttttaatgatctgGGATTCAGGGGAGTGCTCCAAGTGCTACTCCTGCAGAAGTGGAGGGGTCAGAAGGCTTCCAGAAGTGTGGGAGATGCTGACTGGACTTACCCTGATTACCCACTTACCCCATCCAGGGCGCTGAAGCCAGAGGCAGAAGTGGATGAGGATGGAGTGGCCATGTGCTCGGGCCCTGAAGAGGGAGAGGTAGGCTAGGTGAAatcgtatgtgtatgtgtgtaggggggtATGGTATAGAGGTGACAGTGGCAAGGTCAACTCAATGACCTTCACTTTTCCTTGCTCTTGCCCCAAGGCTGAAGAAACAGCATCAGCCTCCAGGTGCCAGCTTTGGCCACTCGGCAGCGGCTGTGGAGAGCTCCCACAGGTGGCCATGCTGACCCCTCCTCAGGAGTGTGAACTGGAGGTTCCAGATGTGGACACCTGTGGACCTGGTATACAACCAACCTAGACCAAGTTGGAGGGGTGCATCCTACTCTTGACCCTTTTAGAAGCAAAAGCCATTGGTATCCAAACTGGAGCCTTTACAGAGGTAGAGAGAACAGTACCATTACCGGGATGTGTCAGGGATACAAACTCAGACTCTCGGCAAGCTGAGGTACACAGCGATGGTACCAGCCCTCTAGGTAAGGGTGACGTAGGCTCAATCCTGAGATGCTGAGAAATAAAGCCTTCCTGCTCCTGTTACTGATGAGAAAACTGGGCCTTAGAGAGGTTGACGAAGACACTGAATCAAGGcggtcggtggtggcgcacgcctttaatccaagcactcaggaggcagaggcaggcagatctctgtgagttcaaagccagcctggtctagaggtcgagttccagggcagtcagcgctacacagaaaaaccctgtctttagaaaaacaaagcaaaccacgAAATCAAAAACCAACACTTTGCTGTCAAcaatgccacacacctttaatcctagcagggAGATTTTAGTCCTAGCacgagagaagcagagacaggtggatctcggtgagttcgagaccagcctgatctagtaagttccaggacagtcagagctatatagtgagaccctgtctcaagcaccCCTTCTGCTTCCCTCCAGAAAGGCAGAGCTTGGCTAAGATGGCAGCAGTTCTCCCAGGGGCATGTTATCATTCACATATCCTACTGACTGGCCTAGGACTCCTTCTCATCCACAGATGGGGTGACACCCCTGATGTCAGCCGTCTTCTGTGGAGGAGTGCAGTCCACGACTGGACAGAGACCCTGGGAACCACTGCTGGATAGAGGGGCCTGCCCCCAGGCTCACACCGTGGGCACTGGAGAGACGCCCCTGCACCTGGCTGCCCGATTCTCTCGGCCAATTGCTGCCCGCCGCCTCCTTGAGGCTGGAGCCAACCCCAACCAGCCGGACCGGGCAGGGCGTACCCCACTTCACACTGCAGTGGCTGCTGACGCTCGGGAGGTCTGCCAGGTCGGCACATATGGGGTCCCTAAAGGAAGTAGGAGTAAGCATACATGTAAAATGGAAAGGTCTTCTCTGGGGTTTGACAAAGAGGAAACAGACTGAAGACCTGAAAGAGGAAGATGGCAGGTAGCAACCGGTTGAcaggcctataaccccagcactggggaggtgggggtagACACATCTCTGAGTcccaagctagcctgggctgcaagactttgtctcaaaacaaagacagGCAACAAAAGCGTGAGGAGCCTGACCTAGAAGCCCAGGGTAGCCCAGGGGTCACAGGCCCTTTCTGTCTCCACAGCTTCTATTGGCCAGCAGACAGACTGCTGTGGACGCGCGCACAGACGACGGGACTACACCTTTGATGCTGGCTGCCAGGCTGGCCGTGGAGGACCTGGTTGAAGAATTGATTGCAGCCCGAGCAGATGTGGGAGCCAGAGATAAAAGGGGTATGCACAGAGCCGCTGTGTTATCGAAatgttggggagagcgggaaggAAGTGAGGTTCAAAATACAGGCGCAGCAGAGACAGACTAGAGGCTCCTATGCTGTGGCAGTATGGAGAGCGAGTTTCCTCATCACGGTTAACCACACATATTGTCTCAGTCCATGAAACGGGAATGGAAGAAGTACCGGTGGGAACGGGACGGGGATACCCGGGTCCCACCGATCCAGAACAATACCTATTGTCCCGCCGGCGCGCCCATGACGTCACCAGGGCAACACTTGCAGCCGACTGTCGGTTGCCAGGGCAACGCTTCCGCCTGTGAAGAAACAAGtagctctcccttcctcccccaaccccccgtCCCCCACCAAGGCCAAAACCCGTGGGAAACTAAAACGTAGGAGTAGTCTGACCCCCAACGGCGGGGTAACCGGCTCCCACGTGGTACCCTAGGAAAAACGGCACTGCACTGGGCCGCTGCTGTGAACAACGCCCGAGCCGCCCGCAGTCTCCTCCAGGCTGGAGCGGATAAAGATGCCCAGGACTGTAGGGTGAGCCACGTCGCAGCCTCCCAACTGAACAAGCCAAAAGCAAGGGGAGCCAGCAGGCTCAAAGGGGGCGGGGCCCAGTGTCTGGCGGGAGGGCACGGCCTGCCGGTGGGCGGGGACTCCCTGACCGTCCCCGCCCCCGGGTTTTCGGGTCTCCACCGCAGGAGCAGACGCCGCTGTTCCTGGCTGCGCGCGAAGGCGCCGTGGAGGTGGCACAGCTGCTGCTGGAGCTCGGGGCGGCCCGGGGACTGCGGGACCAGACCGGGCTGGCCCCAGGAGATGTGGCCCGCCAGCGAAGTCACTGGGACCTGCTGACACTCCTGGAGGGGGCCGGACCGACCACGCAGGAGGCCCGTGCGCACGCACGCACCACGCCGGGGGGCGTGGCCGCGCCGCGCTGCCGGACGCTGTCTGCGGGAGCGCGCCCGCGTGGGGGCGGAGGCTGTCTGCAAGCTCGCACTTGGTCGGTGGACTTGGGAGCGCGCGGAGGGGCGGTATATGCGCGCTGCCGGAGCAGAGCTGGAAGCTCCGGAGGCCCCTCCATGCGCGGCCGCAGGTTTTCCGCTGGCTCCCGTGGACGACGCGAGGCTAGGACATCACAGGATGACTGGCCTCGCGACTGGGTGGCCCTAGAAACCTGCGGCACCGCCTGCAGTGCGCCGATCCCGTCTCCCAGCCTGACCCCGTCCCCAGAACGCGGATCCCCTCAAGTTGCCT
The sequence above is drawn from the Arvicanthis niloticus isolate mArvNil1 chromosome 20, mArvNil1.pat.X, whole genome shotgun sequence genome and encodes:
- the Notch4 gene encoding neurogenic locus notch homolog protein 4 isoform X2, with translation MQPPSLLLLLLIFSFRVILTRELLCGGSPEPCDNGGTCLRLSQGQGTCQCAPGFLGETCQFPDPCRNTQLCKNGGSCQALLPTPPSSHSPTSPLTPHFSCTCPSGFTGDQCQTHLEELCPPSFCSNGGHCYVQASGRPQCSCEPGWTGEQCQLRDFCSANPCANGGVCLATYPQIQCRCPPGFEGHTCEHDINECFLEPGPCPQGTSCHNTLGSFQCLCPVGQGGPQCKLRKGACPPGSCLNGGTCQLVPEGDTTFHLCLCPPGFTGLDCEINPDDCVRHQCQNGANCLDGLGTYSCLCPKTWKGWDCSEDVDECEAQGPPRCRNGGTCQNSAGGFHCVCVSGWGGAGCDQNLDDCAAATCAPGSTCIDRVGSFSCICPPGRTGLLCHLEDMCLSQPCHVNAQCSTNPLTGSTLCICQPGYSGPTCHQDLDECQMAQQGPSPCEHGGSCINTPGSFNCLCLPGYTGPRCEADHNECLSQPCHRGSTCLDLLATFHCLCPPGLEGRLCEVEVDECTSNPCLNQAACHDLLNGFQCLCLPGFTGTRCEKDMDECSSTPCANGGHCQDQPGAFHCECLPGFEGLRCETEVDECLSDPCPVGASCLDLPGAFSCLCHPGFTGQLCEVALCTPNLCRPGQQCQGQEHRAPCLCPDGSPGCVPAEDNCPCHHGHCQRSLCVCDEGWTGPECDTELGSCTSTPCAHGGTCHPQPSGYNCTCPTGYMGPTCSEEVTACHSGPCLNGGSCSIRPEGYSCTCPPSHTGSHCQTAVDHCVSASCLNGGTCVSKPGAFFCLCATGFQGVHCEKINPSCADNPCRNKATCQDTPRGARCLCIPGYTGSRCQTLIDLCARKPCPHTARCLQSGPSFQCLCLQGWSGALCDLPLSCQKAAMSQGIEISDLCQNGGLCIDTGSSYFCHCPPGFQGKLCQDKVNPCESKPCHHGATCEPQPDGYVCQCAPGYEGQNCSKVQDSCQSQPCHNRGTCTPRPGGFHCACPPGFVGLRCEGDVDECLDQPCHPSGTAACHSLANAFYCQCLPGHTGQRCEVEMDLCQSQPCSNGGSCEVTTGPPPGFTCHCPKGFEGPTCSHKAPSCGIHHCHNGGLCLPSPKPGSPPLCACLSGFGGPDCLTPPAPPGCGPPSPCLHNGSCTETPGLHNPGFQCTCPPDSPGPRCQRPGASGCEGQGGDGACDAGCSGPGGDWDGGDCSLGVPDPWKGCPPHSRCWLLFRDGRCHPQCDSEECLFDGYDCEIPLTCTPAYDQYCRDHFHNGHCEKGCNNAQCGWDGGDCRPEGEDSEGGPSLALLVVLRPPALDQQLVALARVLSLTLRVGLWVKKDREGRNMVFPYPGTRAKEELSGIRDSSSWERQAPHTQPLGTETESLGAGFVVVMGVDLSRCGPDHPASRCPWDSGLLLRFLAAMAAVGALEPLLPGPLLAAHHQAGTRPPGNQLPWPILCSPVVGVLLLALGALLVLQLIRRRRREHGALWLPPGFIRRPQTQRAPHRRRPPLGEDNIGLKALKPEAEVDEDGVAMCSGPEEGEAEETASASRCQLWPLGSGCGELPQVAMLTPPQECELEVPDVDTCGPDGVTPLMSAVFCGGVQSTTGQRPWEPLLDRGACPQAHTVGTGETPLHLAARFSRPIAARRLLEAGANPNQPDRAGRTPLHTAVAADAREVCQLLLASRQTAVDARTDDGTTPLMLAARLAVEDLVEELIAARADVGARDKRGKTALHWAAAVNNARAARSLLQAGADKDAQDCREQTPLFLAAREGAVEVAQLLLELGAARGLRDQTGLAPGDVARQRSHWDLLTLLEGAGPTTQEARAHARTTPGGVAAPRCRTLSAGARPRGGGGCLQARTWSVDLGARGGAVYARCRSRAGSSGGPSMRGRRFSAGSRGRREARTSQDDWPRDWVALETCGTACSAPIPSPSLTPSPERGSPQVAWGLPVHQEVPLNSGRKNQN